A stretch of the Actinotalea sp. JY-7876 genome encodes the following:
- the recN gene encoding DNA repair protein RecN — protein MIEEIRIENLGVIEAATVSLGPGLTAITGETGAGKTMVLSGLNLLLGRRADAAVVRVGASQATAEGCFVVDPASPVAERAREAGAQVDDDGTLVALRTVAAAGRSRAFLGGRTVPQSVLGEIAEDLVTVHGQQDQARLRSPRRQREALDAFAGAEHAAVLAEYRAAWSQRQRAAEELDAMVSSAAERSREAELLRLGLAEVERLAPQPGEDVELAAEAARLGHVEELRTAAASAHLALAGDDDGGAGATATVELARRSLEAVAPHDGVLAALAERLAEARYLLDDVSAELASHGDSLLADPARLEEVNRRRAELTALSRSHGAGTLDEVLAWSQDAGLRLLELEGTDDRTAALRARLGELEERLTTLAARLTAARTDAATRLASAVTAELAGLAMASAVLEVRLHPTPEPGPWGAEDVEMLLASHAGAPPRPLGQGASGGELSRVMLAIEVALATAPGSGAARPPTFVFDEVDAGVGGKAAVEVGRRLAELALGAQVVVVTHLAQVAAFADRHLVVTKSTAGDVVTASDVRHVEGQDRVAELARMLSGQEDSDAARQHAAELLERSVVGR, from the coding sequence GTGATCGAGGAGATTCGGATCGAGAACCTCGGCGTCATCGAGGCGGCCACCGTGTCGCTCGGACCGGGGCTCACCGCCATCACCGGCGAGACCGGGGCCGGCAAGACGATGGTGCTCTCCGGGCTGAACCTGCTGCTCGGGCGCCGTGCGGACGCGGCCGTCGTGCGCGTCGGGGCGAGCCAGGCGACGGCCGAGGGCTGCTTCGTCGTCGACCCGGCCTCGCCCGTCGCCGAGCGCGCCCGCGAGGCCGGCGCGCAGGTGGACGACGACGGGACCCTCGTGGCGCTGCGCACCGTCGCGGCCGCCGGCCGCTCGCGCGCCTTCCTCGGCGGGCGGACGGTGCCGCAGTCCGTCCTCGGGGAGATCGCGGAGGACCTGGTCACCGTGCACGGCCAGCAGGACCAGGCCCGGCTGCGCTCGCCGCGTCGTCAGCGCGAGGCCCTCGACGCCTTCGCGGGCGCCGAGCACGCGGCCGTGCTCGCCGAGTACCGCGCGGCGTGGTCGCAGCGTCAGCGCGCGGCCGAGGAGCTCGACGCCATGGTGTCGAGCGCTGCGGAGCGCTCGCGCGAGGCGGAGCTGCTGCGCCTGGGCCTCGCGGAGGTCGAGCGCCTGGCGCCCCAGCCGGGGGAGGACGTCGAGCTCGCGGCCGAGGCCGCGCGCCTCGGTCACGTCGAGGAGCTCCGCACCGCCGCTGCGTCCGCCCACCTGGCCCTGGCGGGCGACGACGACGGGGGAGCGGGCGCCACGGCGACCGTGGAGCTCGCCCGGCGGAGCCTCGAGGCCGTCGCGCCCCACGACGGCGTCCTCGCCGCCCTGGCGGAGCGCCTCGCCGAGGCCCGTTACCTCCTCGACGACGTCTCCGCCGAGCTCGCGAGCCACGGCGACTCGCTCCTCGCGGACCCGGCGCGCCTCGAGGAGGTCAACCGGCGGCGCGCGGAGCTGACGGCCCTGAGCCGCAGCCACGGCGCCGGGACCCTCGACGAGGTGCTGGCCTGGTCCCAGGACGCCGGCCTGCGCCTGCTCGAGCTCGAGGGCACCGACGACCGGACGGCCGCCCTGCGGGCACGTCTCGGCGAGCTCGAGGAGCGGCTCACGACGCTCGCGGCCCGGCTGACCGCCGCGCGGACGGACGCCGCGACGCGGCTCGCGTCCGCCGTGACGGCCGAGCTCGCCGGGCTGGCCATGGCGTCCGCCGTGCTCGAGGTACGGCTCCACCCGACGCCCGAGCCCGGGCCGTGGGGCGCCGAGGACGTCGAGATGCTGCTGGCCTCCCACGCGGGTGCCCCGCCCCGGCCCCTGGGTCAGGGCGCGTCGGGCGGTGAGCTCTCGCGCGTCATGCTCGCGATCGAGGTCGCGCTGGCGACGGCACCCGGCTCGGGTGCGGCGCGGCCCCCGACGTTCGTCTTCGACGAGGTCGACGCCGGGGTCGGCGGCAAGGCGGCGGTGGAGGTCGGTCGGCGCCTCGCCGAGCTGGCGCTCGGCGCCCAGGTCGTGGTCGTCACGCACCTCGCGCAGGTGGCCGCGTTCGCCGACCGGCACCTCGTCGTGACCAAGTCCACCGCCGGTGACGTCGTCACCGCGTCGGACGTGCGGCACGTCGAGGGGCAGGATCGCGTCGCCGAGCTCGCGCGCATGCTCTCGGGGCAGGAGGACTCGGACGCCGCGCGGCAGCACGCGGCTGAGCTCCTCGAGCGCTCCGTCGTGGGACGATGA
- the steA gene encoding putative cytokinetic ring protein SteA, with translation MRLSLRPRRAAPDEPGLHGPVRVDPRTKNLTKRLRPGDVAVIDHLDIDRVSAEALAACRPAAVLNAARSTSGRYPNLGPDILLAAGIPLVDDLGPDVLTLTEGRQVRVVDGAVYDGDRLVAEGTVQDEASVAAAMEEARAGLAVQLESFAANTMDYLRRERALLLDGVGVPDIETVIDGRQVLIVVRGYHYKEDLVALRHYVKEYRPVLIGVDGGADAILEAGWKPDLIVGDMDSVSDRALRCGAEVVVHAYRDGHAPGVERVEKLGVKHVVFPATGTSEDVAMLLADDKGAELIVAVGTHATLVEFLDKGRSGMASTFLTRLRVGSKLIDAKGVSRLYRQRISNWQLAWLIVAGLLALGVALASTSAGQTLFGLSAAWFDDVWSSVRGLFGGGA, from the coding sequence ATGAGACTCAGCCTGCGACCGCGCCGAGCGGCTCCTGACGAACCCGGACTGCACGGGCCGGTCCGGGTCGACCCCCGGACCAAGAACCTCACCAAGCGGCTGCGGCCCGGTGACGTCGCCGTGATCGACCACCTGGACATCGACCGCGTCTCGGCCGAGGCGCTCGCCGCGTGCCGGCCTGCCGCCGTGCTCAACGCGGCACGGTCGACGTCGGGCCGCTACCCGAACCTCGGTCCGGACATCCTCCTGGCCGCGGGGATCCCGCTGGTGGACGACCTCGGCCCCGACGTCCTGACCCTCACGGAGGGTCGGCAGGTGCGCGTCGTCGACGGCGCGGTGTACGACGGCGACCGCCTCGTGGCCGAGGGGACCGTGCAGGACGAGGCCTCGGTCGCCGCGGCGATGGAGGAGGCCCGCGCGGGCCTGGCGGTCCAGCTCGAGTCGTTCGCGGCCAACACCATGGACTACCTCCGCCGGGAGCGAGCGCTCCTGCTCGACGGGGTCGGCGTCCCCGACATCGAGACGGTCATCGACGGTCGCCAGGTGCTCATCGTCGTGCGCGGGTACCACTACAAGGAAGACCTCGTCGCGCTGCGGCACTACGTCAAGGAGTACCGCCCGGTGCTCATCGGCGTGGACGGCGGCGCCGACGCGATCCTCGAGGCCGGCTGGAAGCCCGACCTCATCGTGGGCGACATGGACTCCGTCTCGGACCGTGCGCTGCGGTGCGGGGCCGAGGTCGTCGTGCACGCGTACCGCGACGGCCACGCCCCGGGCGTCGAGCGCGTCGAGAAGCTCGGCGTCAAGCACGTCGTGTTCCCGGCGACCGGCACGAGCGAGGACGTCGCGATGCTGCTGGCCGACGACAAGGGCGCGGAGCTCATCGTGGCCGTCGGCACGCACGCCACCCTCGTCGAGTTCCTCGACAAGGGCCGTTCCGGCATGGCGAGCACGTTCCTCACGCGCCTGCGCGTCGGCAGCAAGCTCATCGACGCCAAGGGCGTCTCACGTCTCTACCGCCAGCGGATCTCGAACTGGCAGCTCGCGTGGCTCATCGTCGCCGGGCTGCTCGCACTCGGGGTCGCGCTCGCCTCCACGTCGGCCGGGCAGACCCTGTTCGGCCTGTCCGCCGCCTGGTTCGACGACGTCTGGTCGTCCGTGCGGGGCCTGTTCGGCGGTGGGGCATGA